Proteins encoded together in one Hymenobacter monticola window:
- a CDS encoding SDR family NAD(P)-dependent oxidoreductase, with amino-acid sequence METRFTDKVAIVTGGASGIGLAVCKRLAAEGARVVIADYNQANLDAAVPEVKAAGAPDAWGSLCNVSVEDQVAATVAGTLEKFGRLDVVVNNAGLMQFKPLEELTGDDWTRILNVDLLGAFFFTKQAFLHMKPGGTIVNVASIHAVETSPLVAPYAAAKAAMLSLTRSSALEGKPKGIRTNVILPGAIDTPMLWDNPNVKSGVEVIDKNDVGRPEDVAATIAYLASDDAAFVQGAEVRVDGGRLNRL; translated from the coding sequence ATGGAAACCCGCTTTACCGATAAAGTCGCCATCGTAACCGGCGGCGCCAGCGGCATTGGCCTGGCCGTATGCAAGCGCCTGGCCGCCGAAGGCGCCCGCGTGGTCATTGCCGACTACAACCAGGCCAACCTCGACGCGGCCGTGCCCGAGGTGAAGGCCGCCGGCGCCCCCGACGCCTGGGGCAGCCTCTGCAACGTGTCGGTAGAAGACCAAGTGGCCGCCACCGTGGCCGGCACGCTGGAGAAATTCGGCCGCCTCGATGTGGTGGTGAATAACGCCGGGCTCATGCAGTTCAAGCCCCTGGAAGAGCTGACCGGCGACGACTGGACGCGCATCCTAAACGTGGATTTGCTGGGGGCCTTCTTCTTCACGAAGCAGGCCTTTTTGCACATGAAACCCGGTGGCACCATCGTGAACGTGGCCAGCATTCACGCCGTCGAAACCAGCCCGCTGGTAGCGCCCTACGCGGCGGCGAAGGCCGCCATGCTGTCGCTCACTCGCTCCTCGGCACTGGAAGGCAAGCCCAAGGGCATCCGCACCAACGTCATCCTGCCCGGCGCCATCGACACGCCCATGCTCTGGGACAACCCCAACGTAAAATCCGGGGTCGAAGTCATCGACAAAAACGACGTAGGCCGGCCCGAGGACGTGGCCGCCACCATCGCCTACCTGGCCTCCGATGATGCTGCCTTCGTGCAAGGCGCCGAGGTGCGCGTGGACGGCGGCCGGCTGAATAGGCTGTAG
- a CDS encoding family 1 glycosylhydrolase: MGPQFLFATGIENSNPTIQNGKLRVDELEKCNHYKLWHKDFDLVEELGISFLRYGPPIHTTWLGPGKYDWSFADVTFQDLLRRNIAPIVDLCHFGVPDWIGNFQNPEFPELFGQYAKAFAQRFPWVQLYTPVNEMYICAVFSARYGWWNEQLTGDKAFVTALKYIVKANVLAMKAILEVRPDAIFIQSESSEYFHAENPAAIKPAETMNAERFLSLDLNYGKRVNSSMYEFLMDNGMTRAEYHFFLENKMKRHCIMGNDYYYTNEHRVSADGSTRASGEIFGYHVITSQYHDRYRLPVMHTETNIWEGPKGDEAVNWLWKEWANVLRVRNDGVPMVGFTWYSLTDQVDWDTALREDNNRLNPVGLYDLDRNIRPVGTAYKQLIADWRQVLPSQSVCLQVPIVMPQESNDAWAHEQKQDVKEATADKSTAAANASPES, translated from the coding sequence ATGGGCCCCCAATTCCTCTTCGCCACCGGCATCGAAAACAGCAACCCCACCATCCAAAACGGCAAGCTGCGCGTGGATGAGCTGGAGAAATGCAACCACTACAAGCTGTGGCACAAGGACTTTGACCTGGTTGAGGAATTGGGAATTAGCTTCCTGCGCTACGGGCCGCCCATTCACACCACGTGGCTGGGGCCCGGCAAGTACGACTGGAGCTTTGCCGACGTGACGTTTCAGGATTTGCTGCGGCGCAACATCGCGCCCATTGTGGATTTGTGCCATTTTGGGGTGCCCGACTGGATTGGCAACTTCCAGAATCCGGAGTTTCCGGAGCTATTCGGCCAATATGCCAAGGCATTTGCGCAGCGCTTTCCGTGGGTGCAGCTCTACACGCCGGTAAACGAGATGTACATCTGCGCGGTGTTTTCGGCCCGCTACGGCTGGTGGAACGAGCAATTGACCGGCGACAAAGCTTTCGTGACGGCCCTGAAGTACATTGTGAAAGCCAACGTACTGGCCATGAAGGCCATTCTGGAGGTGCGGCCCGATGCCATCTTCATTCAGAGCGAGTCGTCGGAGTATTTCCACGCCGAAAACCCGGCCGCCATCAAGCCCGCCGAAACCATGAACGCCGAGCGGTTTCTGTCGCTCGACCTCAACTACGGCAAGCGCGTGAACAGCAGCATGTACGAGTTTCTGATGGACAACGGCATGACCCGCGCCGAGTACCACTTCTTCCTGGAAAACAAGATGAAGCGGCACTGCATCATGGGCAACGACTACTACTACACCAACGAGCACCGCGTGTCGGCCGACGGCAGCACCCGCGCCTCGGGCGAAATCTTTGGCTACCACGTCATCACCTCGCAGTACCACGACCGGTACCGCCTGCCCGTGATGCACACCGAAACCAACATTTGGGAAGGCCCCAAGGGCGACGAGGCCGTGAACTGGCTCTGGAAAGAGTGGGCCAACGTGCTGCGCGTGCGCAACGACGGCGTGCCCATGGTTGGCTTCACCTGGTACTCCCTCACCGACCAGGTGGACTGGGACACCGCCCTGCGTGAAGACAACAACCGCCTGAACCCCGTGGGCCTCTACGACCTTGACCGCAACATCCGCCCCGTAGGCACGGCCTACAAGCAACTCATCGCCGACTGGCGGCAGGTGCTGCCCTCCCAAAGCGTGTGCCTGCAAGTGCCCATTGTGATGCCCCAGGAAAGCAACGACGCCTGGGCCCACGAGCAAAAACAAGACGTAAAAGAAGCCACTGCCGACAAGTCCACCGCCGCCGCGAACGCGTCGCCAGAGTCGTAG
- a CDS encoding bifunctional 4-hydroxy-2-oxoglutarate aldolase/2-dehydro-3-deoxy-phosphogluconate aldolase has protein sequence MNPLAHILEHKIVAIVRGAHPADLLKIAQAVQAGGVRMMEVTLNSPGALASITEIAREMEGKLLVGAGTVLDPESARAALLAGAKFIISPTLNKKTIRMTKRYGAVSIPGAYTATEILKAYEYGGDIIKVFPAGASGVSYFKDIAGPLPHIPLMPTGGVSLDNIKGFAEAGAKAFGLGSSLVDTKPAMTDEYLAQLTEKARAFVAAVAG, from the coding sequence ATGAATCCACTCGCTCACATTCTCGAACACAAAATCGTCGCCATCGTGCGCGGAGCCCACCCGGCCGACCTGCTCAAAATTGCCCAGGCCGTGCAGGCCGGCGGCGTCCGCATGATGGAAGTCACGTTGAATTCGCCCGGCGCGCTGGCGTCCATCACGGAAATCGCGCGGGAGATGGAGGGCAAGCTGCTCGTGGGCGCCGGCACCGTGCTCGACCCCGAATCGGCCCGCGCCGCGCTGCTGGCCGGGGCCAAATTCATCATTTCGCCCACGCTCAACAAGAAAACCATCCGCATGACCAAGCGCTACGGCGCCGTCAGCATTCCCGGCGCCTACACCGCCACCGAGATTCTCAAAGCCTACGAGTACGGCGGCGATATCATCAAAGTATTCCCGGCCGGGGCCAGCGGCGTCAGCTACTTCAAAGACATTGCTGGGCCGCTGCCGCACATTCCGCTCATGCCCACCGGCGGCGTCTCGCTCGACAACATCAAAGGCTTTGCCGAGGCCGGTGCCAAGGCGTTTGGCTTAGGAAGCTCGTTGGTGGATACCAAGCCGGCCATGACGGACGAGTACCTGGCCCAACTCACGGAGAAGGCGCGGGCGTTTGTGGCGGCCGTGGCGGGGTAG
- a CDS encoding 2-dehydro-3-deoxygalactonokinase, whose product MDTTNFFLSCDWGTSAFRLRLVERESLKILAEESSKEGNAATAELWKQAGQPPEQRVAFYLAIVQAYLKKLEEAVKTALDDVPVVISGMASSTIGMLEVPYKPLPFATDGSDLAIKILPAATDFRHAVLLISGVKSDDDVMRGEEVQLVGCCFENTAEAQLFLHPGTHAKHVLVQNGQATSLKTYMTGEFFSLLSTKSILASSVEEGAKLQEGKNRQWFEKGVHESQETNLLHNAFLVRTNDLFRNASKPENYFYLSGLLIGSECRDLLAHPPARITLAGEPVLVALYGAALHTLGIDKQSPVQTKTAEEITLTGQAAVLQHHLADLEESQR is encoded by the coding sequence ATGGATACCACCAACTTCTTCCTCAGCTGCGACTGGGGCACCTCGGCCTTCCGCCTGCGCCTCGTGGAGCGGGAGAGCCTTAAGATTCTGGCGGAGGAAAGCTCCAAGGAAGGCAACGCCGCCACGGCGGAGCTATGGAAGCAGGCCGGCCAGCCGCCGGAGCAGCGCGTGGCGTTTTATTTAGCCATTGTTCAGGCGTACCTGAAGAAGCTCGAAGAAGCCGTGAAAACCGCGCTGGACGACGTGCCCGTGGTGATTTCGGGTATGGCCTCCTCCACTATTGGTATGCTGGAGGTGCCGTATAAGCCGCTGCCGTTTGCCACGGACGGCTCCGATTTGGCTATCAAAATTTTGCCTGCTGCAACTGATTTCAGACACGCTGTGCTGCTGATTTCGGGCGTGAAAAGCGACGACGACGTGATGCGTGGCGAGGAGGTGCAACTGGTGGGCTGCTGCTTTGAAAATACCGCTGAGGCGCAGCTTTTCCTGCACCCCGGCACGCACGCCAAACATGTGCTGGTGCAAAACGGCCAGGCAACCTCGCTGAAAACATACATGACCGGCGAATTCTTTTCGCTGCTTTCCACCAAAAGCATCCTGGCCTCATCGGTAGAAGAAGGCGCTAAACTGCAGGAAGGGAAGAACCGGCAGTGGTTTGAGAAAGGCGTGCACGAGAGCCAAGAGACAAATCTGTTGCACAATGCCTTTCTGGTGCGCACCAACGACTTGTTCAGGAATGCTAGCAAGCCAGAGAATTATTTCTACCTGAGCGGTCTGCTCATCGGCAGCGAATGCCGCGACCTGCTGGCGCACCCGCCCGCGCGCATTACCCTGGCGGGTGAGCCTGTATTGGTGGCGCTCTACGGTGCTGCCCTCCACACGCTGGGCATTGATAAACAGAGTCCTGTGCAAACCAAAACCGCCGAAGAAATTACCCTTACCGGGCAGGCTGCCGTGTTGCAGCACCACCTCGCCGACCTGGAAGAAAGCCAACGCTAA
- the dgoD gene encoding galactonate dehydratase yields MKITRFTLFQVPPRWLFLKIETDTGFVGWGEPVIEGKAATVATAVQELMENLIGKDPLNIEDHWQVMYRGGFYRGGPILMSAIAGIDQALWDIKGKYYNAPIHQLLGGRARDTMRVYSWIGGDRPHDVGAAAADMVARGFTAVKMNGTDEMGYVDSYVKIDAVLARVAAVREAGGPGLGIGIDFHGRVHKPMAKVLAKELEAYRPMFIEEPVLPENNEALRDIANHCSIPIATGERMFSRWDFKQLLIDGYVDIIQPDLSHAGGITECKKIISMAEAFDVAAAPHCPLGPIALAACLQVDATCHNAFIQEQSLGIHYNKENDLLDYLTDKSVFFYENGYCKIPEGPGLGIEINEEYLRQRAAIGHNWHNPVWRNVDGSVAEW; encoded by the coding sequence ATGAAAATCACCCGTTTCACTCTCTTCCAGGTGCCGCCGCGCTGGCTGTTTCTCAAAATTGAAACCGACACCGGCTTCGTGGGTTGGGGCGAGCCGGTGATTGAGGGCAAGGCCGCCACCGTGGCCACCGCTGTGCAGGAGCTGATGGAAAACCTCATCGGCAAAGACCCGCTCAACATCGAAGACCATTGGCAGGTGATGTACCGCGGCGGTTTCTACCGCGGCGGGCCTATTCTGATGTCGGCCATCGCCGGCATCGACCAGGCCCTGTGGGACATCAAAGGCAAGTACTACAACGCCCCCATTCACCAGCTGCTGGGTGGCCGCGCGCGCGACACCATGCGCGTGTACTCCTGGATTGGCGGCGACCGGCCGCACGACGTGGGCGCGGCGGCGGCCGACATGGTGGCCCGGGGCTTTACGGCCGTGAAAATGAATGGCACCGACGAGATGGGTTACGTCGATTCTTACGTGAAAATTGACGCCGTGCTGGCCCGCGTAGCCGCCGTGCGCGAGGCCGGTGGGCCGGGCCTGGGCATCGGCATCGATTTCCACGGGCGCGTGCACAAGCCCATGGCCAAGGTGCTGGCTAAAGAGCTCGAAGCTTACCGCCCCATGTTCATCGAGGAGCCCGTGCTGCCCGAAAACAACGAGGCCCTGCGCGACATCGCCAACCACTGCTCCATCCCCATCGCCACCGGCGAACGCATGTTTTCGCGCTGGGATTTCAAGCAGCTGCTCATCGACGGCTACGTCGACATCATTCAGCCCGACCTCTCGCACGCCGGCGGCATCACCGAGTGCAAGAAGATTATCAGCATGGCCGAAGCCTTCGACGTGGCCGCCGCACCGCACTGCCCGTTGGGCCCCATCGCGCTGGCCGCCTGCCTGCAGGTGGACGCCACCTGCCACAACGCCTTCATTCAGGAGCAGAGTCTGGGTATTCACTACAACAAGGAGAATGATTTGCTCGATTACCTGACCGATAAGTCGGTGTTCTTCTACGAAAATGGGTACTGCAAAATCCCGGAAGGGCCGGGGCTGGGCATTGAAATCAACGAAGAATACCTGCGGCAGCGGGCGGCCATTGGGCACAATTGGCACAATCCCGTGTGGCGCAATGTGGACGGCAGCGTGGCGGAGTGGTAG